A genomic stretch from Methanothrix sp. includes:
- a CDS encoding 4Fe-4S binding protein: MLEIQKDMDVEGSHVVCRQRSGDITKILDYDYKKCNGCGICISLCPTKALQPGPLLEIATGLDAPPVLIDLDACVFCGMCANFCPVNAYRFTVNDVDIKTDDRYPRLLRKAEPNERCLPCTLCEPVCPTEAITVVFNRTREDFGPLREGIEGEISVDREKCNLCGICARFCRAFVLLEKKPDPRDLRPYEQLLVDEDMCDYCGLCVGICPEEAISVKGEPLDATLDLKGSIDVDQERCIGCGRCAIVCPYDAMDVVKPFEGEIRLVSDRLVKCDPIGCHGCFNVCPTDCWYVDDQGRIGVVEDQCILCGACSRACHLFGIDVTRTKVSHTPVKETPWASEWRDAINAILTGEKRRYDVSGTLVPPVLERPPPPKIEAPERDPELLRRIDESLRRIDVAMRKPKVRYLWERAPVDEARRKIAARIAQEESG, encoded by the coding sequence ATGCTGGAAATACAGAAGGATATGGATGTTGAGGGCTCCCATGTAGTATGCAGGCAGAGGAGCGGGGATATCACCAAGATCCTGGACTACGATTACAAAAAATGCAACGGTTGCGGCATATGCATCTCCCTCTGCCCGACGAAGGCCCTCCAGCCGGGGCCCCTTCTGGAGATAGCAACAGGCCTGGATGCTCCGCCAGTGCTCATAGATCTTGATGCATGCGTCTTCTGCGGGATGTGCGCGAACTTCTGTCCGGTGAATGCGTACAGGTTCACGGTAAACGATGTGGATATCAAGACCGATGACCGGTACCCAAGACTTCTCAGAAAAGCGGAGCCGAACGAGAGGTGCCTGCCGTGCACATTATGCGAGCCTGTTTGCCCGACAGAGGCGATAACCGTTGTGTTCAACAGAACAAGAGAGGACTTCGGGCCGCTCAGGGAGGGCATCGAGGGTGAGATCTCTGTCGACAGGGAGAAGTGCAACCTCTGCGGGATATGCGCCAGGTTCTGCAGGGCCTTTGTGCTCCTCGAAAAGAAGCCCGATCCTAGGGATCTCAGGCCGTATGAGCAGCTCCTCGTCGATGAGGATATGTGCGACTACTGCGGGCTTTGCGTGGGCATATGCCCTGAGGAGGCGATATCTGTAAAGGGAGAGCCTCTCGATGCGACCCTTGATCTCAAGGGCAGCATAGATGTGGACCAGGAGAGGTGCATCGGATGCGGCAGATGCGCTATAGTCTGCCCGTACGACGCGATGGATGTCGTGAAGCCATTCGAGGGTGAGATCAGGCTCGTGAGCGATCGCCTGGTGAAGTGCGATCCGATCGGATGCCACGGGTGCTTCAACGTCTGCCCCACCGACTGCTGGTATGTCGATGATCAGGGCAGGATTGGAGTTGTCGAGGACCAGTGCATACTCTGCGGCGCCTGCTCAAGAGCATGTCACCTCTTCGGCATAGATGTGACAAGGACAAAGGTCTCTCACACACCGGTAAAGGAGACGCCATGGGCCTCGGAGTGGCGGGATGCGATAAATGCGATACTCACAGGCGAGAAGAGGCGGTATGATGTCTCAGGAACGCTGGTGCCTCCTGTCCTTGAAAGGCCCCCACCGCCGAAGATCGAAGCGCCAGAGCGCGATCCTGAGCTTCTCAGGCGGA